From Candidatus Atelocyanobacterium thalassa isolate ALOHA, a single genomic window includes:
- a CDS encoding ABC transporter permease, producing the protein MVFYISKRLFQGLLTILLTSILSFIIIQIAPGDYLDTLRQNPKISREIIQELNIRFGLDKPFYIQYWKWLTQVTTHLDFGESFVYNRSVSSLLAERIPATLLLSIFSITLTWLIAIPLGILSAVKQNTWIDKLLRIISYFGQGFPRFIAALIILIIAQYTSPLLPVGNMTSLNHDDLSFIGKTLDVGWHMILPTITLSIIGFAGLMRLTRGQMLDVMQKSYIVTARAKGLSEEKVIYNHALRNAINPLVTLLGFEFANLLGGAFIAEFFFNWPGLGRLILQAVTAQDLYLVMGSLTMSAVMLIIGNLLADLLLVMVDPRIKLEKT; encoded by the coding sequence ATGGTGTTTTATATCTCAAAGAGGCTTTTCCAGGGTCTTTTAACTATATTATTAACTTCAATACTAAGCTTTATTATCATTCAAATTGCTCCAGGAGATTATCTAGATACCTTAAGACAAAACCCTAAAATATCACGAGAAATAATTCAAGAATTAAATATTCGTTTCGGTCTTGATAAACCATTTTATATACAGTATTGGAAATGGCTAACACAGGTTACAACTCATCTAGATTTTGGAGAAAGCTTTGTTTATAACCGTTCCGTATCATCTTTGTTGGCAGAAAGGATACCGGCAACATTACTCCTCTCTATTTTTTCCATAACTTTAACATGGTTAATTGCTATACCTCTGGGAATTTTAAGTGCAGTAAAACAAAACACCTGGATAGATAAGTTATTAAGGATAATTAGCTATTTTGGACAAGGCTTTCCCAGATTTATTGCAGCCTTAATTATTTTAATCATTGCTCAATATACATCTCCTCTTTTACCAGTTGGGAACATGACTAGTTTAAATCATGATGACTTATCATTTATTGGTAAAACATTAGATGTAGGGTGGCATATGATACTACCTACAATTACTTTAAGTATTATTGGTTTTGCTGGATTGATGAGATTGACGAGAGGGCAGATGCTAGATGTTATGCAAAAAAGTTATATAGTTACTGCTAGGGCAAAAGGTCTTTCTGAAGAAAAAGTAATATACAATCATGCACTACGTAATGCAATTAATCCTTTGGTTACTTTGTTAGGATTCGAATTTGCAAATTTATTGGGAGGAGCGTTCATAGCCGAATTTTTCTTTAACTGGCCGGGACTGGGACGTTTGATTTTGCAGGCAGTTACTGCGCAAGATTTATACCTAGTCATGGGTAGCCTTACTATGAGTGCAGTAATGTTAATTATTGGTAATCTATTAGCAGATTTACTACTTGTTATGGTTGATCCTCGAATTAAACTAGAAAAGACATAA
- a CDS encoding adenine phosphoribosyltransferase, with the protein MDLKELIRDIPDFPKPGIVFRDITTLLNDSKGFQYTINLLTDECRKSSLSPDYVIGMESRGFIFGAPLAYQLNSGFIPVRKPGKLPRPVYKVQYDLEYGVDTLEIHQDALQSFHNVVIVDDLLATGGTAEATVELLKKIGCNVLGFAFIIELEALKGREKLPNVPIISLVKY; encoded by the coding sequence ATGGACCTCAAAGAGTTAATTCGTGACATTCCTGATTTTCCCAAGCCTGGTATAGTATTTCGTGATATTACAACTTTATTAAATGATTCAAAAGGATTTCAATATACGATAAATTTGCTAACTGATGAGTGTCGAAAATCTAGTTTATCGCCTGATTATGTAATTGGAATGGAATCACGAGGATTTATTTTTGGAGCTCCGCTAGCTTATCAACTAAATTCAGGCTTCATACCTGTTAGAAAACCTGGGAAGCTTCCTAGGCCAGTTTATAAAGTTCAATACGATTTAGAGTATGGTGTAGATACTCTAGAAATTCATCAGGATGCTTTGCAAAGTTTTCATAATGTTGTGATCGTAGATGACTTATTAGCCACAGGTGGTACAGCAGAAGCAACAGTAGAGTTGCTAAAAAAAATTGGTTGTAATGTTTTAGGTTTTGCTTTTATTATTGAGCTAGAAGCTCTAAAAGGAAGGGAAAAGTTACCTAATGTTCCTATTATTAGTTTAGTTAAATACTAA
- a CDS encoding peroxiredoxin has protein sequence MGVIETVPSVVFKTRVRDESVPGPNPYRWQDLTTEEIFKGKKVVVFSLPGAFTPTCSSNHLPRYEELYNEFKASGVDTIICLSVNDAFVMFQWGKQQEAKNVFLLPDGSGEFTRKMGMLVDKSNLGFGMRSWRYSMLVDNCKVEKIFVESGFSDNCPSDPFEVSDADTMLAYLKGDKPSGVSKPVKAFIG, from the coding sequence ATGGGCGTTATTGAAACTGTACCCAGTGTTGTATTTAAAACCCGTGTTCGTGATGAATCTGTTCCTGGACCAAATCCTTATCGTTGGCAAGATCTAACTACTGAAGAGATTTTTAAAGGTAAGAAAGTTGTTGTTTTCTCTTTGCCTGGTGCATTTACTCCAACTTGTTCGTCTAATCATCTACCTCGCTACGAAGAATTATACAATGAGTTTAAAGCATCAGGAGTAGACACTATTATTTGTTTATCAGTTAATGATGCTTTTGTTATGTTTCAGTGGGGTAAGCAGCAAGAAGCGAAAAACGTTTTTCTACTGCCTGATGGAAGTGGTGAATTTACTCGCAAGATGGGCATGTTAGTTGATAAATCTAACCTTGGCTTTGGGATGCGCTCTTGGCGTTATTCTATGCTAGTTGACAACTGTAAAGTCGAAAAGATTTTTGTTGAATCTGGTTTTAGTGATAATTGTCCTAGTGATCCTTTTGAGGTATCTGATGCTGATACTATGCTAGCTTATCTCAAAGGAGATAAACCTTCAGGTGTCTCTAAACCAGTAAAAGCCTTTATTGGCTAG